The following are encoded together in the Humulus lupulus chromosome 5, drHumLupu1.1, whole genome shotgun sequence genome:
- the LOC133779040 gene encoding secreted RxLR effector protein 161-like → MATTAKLIRDETGKKVDATLYRSMIGSLLYITASRPDIYFSVGVCARYQSTPTKLHLTAVKRILKYLVGTTDFGLCYSCDTNISLVGFSDSNWAGNLDYRKSTSGGCFYVGNNLVSWHNKKKNSISLSTAEAEYIAAGSCCIQLLWMKQMLRDYGLCLDTLTIYCDNTSAINLSKNPVQNSRTKHIDIRYHFLRELVESKLIVLSHVASESQLADLFTKALSSQTFVHLRKSIGVCMFE, encoded by the coding sequence ATGGCCACCACTGCCAAATTGATCAGAGACGAAACAGGTAAAAAAGTTGATGCAACACTATATAGAAGTATGATAGGCAGTTTACTTTACATTACTGCTAGTCGTCCTGATATTTATTTCAGTGTTGGGGTTTGTGCTAGATATCAATCTACCCCCACTAAACTACATCTtactgctgtaaaaagaattcTAAAATATCTGGTCGGTACCACTGACTTTGGTCTTTGTTACTCATGTGATACTAATATTTCTTTGGTTGGATTTAGTGACTCAAATTGGGCAGGTAACCTTGATTATCGGAAGAGCACTTCAGGTGGTTGTTTTTATGTGGGGAACAACCTGGTCTCTTGgcacaacaaaaagaaaaactccATCTCGCTTTCCACTGCTGAAGCGGAGTACATTGCAGCAGGAAGTTGTTGCATTCAACTtctttggatgaaacaaatgttgcgCGATTATGGCCTCTGTCTTGACACCCTGACCATTTATTGCGACAATACCAGTGCCATCAATCTCTCCAAAAACCCTGTCCAAAATTCTCGTACCAAGCACATTGATATCCGCTACCACTTTCTTCGTGAGTTAGTCGAGTCTAAACTTATTGTCTTATCTCATGTTGCATCTGAAAGTCAACTTGCTGATTTGTTTACAAAGGCTTTGAGTTCCCAAACTTTTGTTCACTTGAGAAAGTCAATAGGAGTTTGTATGTTTGAGTGA